ggtggtggcaccctaacactcCCCTATAAGATATTCTTTTACTCATCCAAACATTATAAAGAATCAGAGATATACATCAATccgaataaattaaaaataaattttttacttatataatactccatatatatgaatttaaaatagtcTACAAAAACTTATCTTTAGCGCGGGATGCCTACCAATTTTTAGgttaaattgttttatatatttatatttatataatattaatattacaatttctagaaaaaacagaaaattaaaatctattcCATAATAAGCAATACACATTTCTTGTCCTAACCTACCTTCCTTTGCACTAATTTACgatttccgaataataaacgCGTTAAATTTCGGTAGCCGAACGACGGTTACAATAATGTCAGGCCTAAGTCGGTCGCTAATTATTTTCAgtcattctttaatttttggttgtaTTTACATGTGTATTATACTACCCACTTAGGAATACCCCAATCAATACTTTGCACTAtgatttatagtattaatatgtTATTTCACATGTGTATAATGTGTGGAGTATATCGCCTGTAAGTTTAGGAAATAAAAACACTTTAAATTGCACCCAAATCAGCCAAATTAAAGATAGTTTGACCAGCTAATCTAGTTATATGTCACccaaatagtagtagtacataaaaagattttaatagtatatcaCGTTACACCGTTgactacatatataatgattAGATAATAATAGCATTGTATGATCAGATCAAATCCTAGAGTTGAAATGAGCATGTTGAAGCCCCAACTCCGCCTCCTCACTTGTCTCCTCCTTCTCGCCCGGTTATCTCGGGCCGACATCGGGACCGCCAGCCGTTATTCCCCTCCCTACACTCGTAAGTTGCCAAAATTCTTAAAGCGAGTGATCCAAAATGAAGTCTGATTCATTTGtgattgaaattgtgtagCCACGGCGTGTTACGGCAATGACTTCACGGAGTTTCCGACGAGCAACCTGTTCGCGGCGGCCGGGGAGGGGATTTGGGACAATGGGGCCGCGTGCGGCCGCCAGTATCTGGTGCGCTGCATCAGTGCCCCCGTGCGGAATTCGTGCGTCCCGGGCCAGACCATCCAGATCAAGATCGTGGACCGGGCCCAGACCTCCGCCTCTCGCCCCTCGCGATTTGGCTCCAGCCTTGTCTTGTCCGATACCGCCTTCTCTGCCATTGCCAATCCCGCCGTCCATTACCTCAACGTCGAGTACCAACAGTAAGTACTAATTAGGCCCTTCTTGGTATAacgcaaatttatttttatttttatttctatttcattttctcatttattcgCATTCTATTTTATAGATTAAGAACGTTCATCTCCTTAATTGCTATGTGCAGGCTTTGAACTTGATTTGGATATAGGGTCTGCAAACGAAGCTGTCACTACACATTTTTTACTTCCAAgttatcatttatttatgtagAAAACTAAAGTTGAAGATTGAGTACTTTTCTCTATCGTCTTTATCTGTAATTTTCCTAattgttttcagttttttaaGTGTGGACACGCCTtcatgttcatatttttaccTAAAAGCAGACTAGTTCCGAAATAAATTCTCCAAGTAATGCAAATGATAAACAACTAAAACATGTCtgacttttaatattttaatcgGAATATGTTGcagcatatatatattagtactatatatttgcAACACTCTTGtttattaactatatatagaGGATCGATCTTGATCGTAGTGTGGTAGattaattaacatttattCATAAGATGGATGAGAAGTTGAGCATTGTCATTTTAGTTACACTGTGTTTGTTACCctctccgtcccagattaagagtTACTTTTTGCTATAAAAGTCCATCCAAGTTTAAGAgttatatttagaatttttcataattggtcatacaattttacccattgttcattaaaattacatcaaaaaatgtcattatctatattaaaataaaccaaaatgaaaataaaaaaattccaaaaagtcaaaaggaactcaccttcaaccaattcacttcatttattacacactctaccatctcacttcatttattacacactccaccatctcacttcatttataacacacttcaactcttACTTAAAACccgagccataacaataaaTGACTCCtactctgggacggagggagtacttgttAGTGTTACTAGGTACTATTTGGTAAAGACGTTGAAGCAATTTTGATACAACTAATATGAATATGTCAGCCAATTACGGTGTAAAAGTTGGGTGCCAAAATTGATATTTCGGTAAAGACTATTCCAAACCAATCCCAATGtactaattaatatcttttatttggtgaaaaatcaattactaaaattcTTATTTCAGGGATACATGTTAATACTCCACTAAAGATAAACTATTTAACTG
The genomic region above belongs to Salvia hispanica cultivar TCC Black 2014 chromosome 3, UniMelb_Shisp_WGS_1.0, whole genome shotgun sequence and contains:
- the LOC125211887 gene encoding EG45-like domain containing protein → MSMLKPQLRLLTCLLLLARLSRADIGTASRYSPPYTPTACYGNDFTEFPTSNLFAAAGEGIWDNGAACGRQYLVRCISAPVRNSCVPGQTIQIKIVDRAQTSASRPSRFGSSLVLSDTAFSAIANPAVHYLNVEYQQL